A window from Pseudomonadales bacterium encodes these proteins:
- a CDS encoding pteridine reductase: protein MNEPIPVPKVALVTGAARRVGAAIVERLHGAGYQILLNYRHSAEEAQALAARLNALRAGSVELLPADLCQMEAVQQLAELASQRGVGLLVNNASSFDPTPLGAVSEAQWQALFDSNLKAPFFLLQALLPTLRARRGAVVNLIDIYAERPLQGYSVYSISKAGLAMLTRSMARELAPDVRVNGVAPGAILWPEQPSAEQAAAQQRILAQTPLGRTGRLEEIAEAVHFLAEATYVTGQIIAVDGGRSLYL, encoded by the coding sequence ATGAACGAACCCATTCCGGTGCCGAAGGTGGCACTGGTCACCGGCGCGGCGCGGCGCGTCGGCGCCGCCATCGTCGAGCGGCTGCATGGCGCCGGCTATCAGATTCTGCTCAATTACCGCCACTCGGCCGAGGAGGCGCAGGCGCTGGCGGCACGGCTGAACGCGCTGCGCGCGGGGTCGGTCGAGCTGTTGCCGGCTGATCTGTGTCAGATGGAGGCAGTGCAGCAGTTGGCCGAGCTGGCCAGCCAGCGCGGCGTCGGGCTGCTGGTCAACAACGCCTCCAGCTTTGATCCCACGCCGCTTGGCGCGGTGAGCGAGGCGCAGTGGCAGGCGCTCTTCGACAGCAACCTCAAGGCACCGTTCTTTCTGCTGCAGGCGCTGCTGCCGACGCTGCGGGCGCGGCGCGGCGCGGTGGTCAATCTGATCGACATCTATGCCGAGCGGCCGCTACAGGGCTACAGCGTTTACTCCATCTCGAAGGCGGGGCTGGCGATGCTGACCCGCAGCATGGCGCGCGAGCTGGCGCCCGACGTGCGGGTCAACGGCGTGGCACCGGGTGCCATCCTCTGGCCGGAGCAGCCCTCGGCCGAGCAGGCCGCCGCGCAGCAGCGGATTCTGGCGCAGACGCCGCTGGGGCGCACCGGCCGGCTGGAAGAGATTGCCGAGGCGGTCCACTTTCTGGCCGAGGCAACCTATGTCACCGGCCAGATCATCGCCGTCGATGGTGGCCGTTCGCTCTATCTATGA
- the folK gene encoding 2-amino-4-hydroxy-6-hydroxymethyldihydropteridine diphosphokinase, with product MAKVYLSIGSNIDREQHIRGCLDALAQRFGPLEISSVFESAAVGFSGAPFYNLVVGIETELDPAALNQRLRAIEEAEGRRRDGAKFSGRTLDIDILLHGDRQGEFAGLLLPRPEITENAYVLWPLAELCPTRILPGSDQSIAMLWAGYDRDSQPLHPVDFSWRGRAISPRSAS from the coding sequence ATGGCGAAGGTCTATCTCAGCATCGGCAGCAACATCGACCGCGAGCAACACATTCGCGGCTGCCTCGATGCGCTGGCGCAGCGGTTTGGTCCGCTCGAGATCTCCTCGGTGTTCGAGAGCGCCGCGGTCGGCTTCAGTGGTGCCCCTTTCTACAACCTGGTGGTCGGCATCGAGACCGAGCTCGATCCGGCAGCGCTGAATCAACGGTTGCGCGCGATCGAGGAGGCCGAGGGACGCCGGCGTGATGGAGCGAAGTTCTCGGGTCGCACGCTCGACATCGACATTCTGCTCCATGGCGACCGGCAAGGGGAGTTTGCCGGCCTGCTGCTGCCGCGTCCGGAGATCACCGAAAATGCCTACGTGCTCTGGCCGCTGGCCGAGCTCTGCCCGACGCGGATTCTGCCCGGCAGCGACCAGTCGATCGCCATGCTCTGGGCCGGCTACGATCGGGACAGTCAGCCGCTGCACCCGGTCGATTTCAGTTGGCGCGGACGCGCCATCTCGCCACGAAGCGCTTCATAG
- the folB gene encoding dihydroneopterin aldolase, with protein MDIVYIEDLRIETVIGIYAWEQEVKQVISIDLEMATDIRRAAATDRIEETLDYKAVAKRIIAYVQQNRPELVETLAERIAELIQREFAVPWLRLRLSKPGAVRGSRAVGIIIERGERG; from the coding sequence ATGGACATCGTCTACATCGAGGATCTGCGCATCGAGACCGTCATCGGCATCTATGCCTGGGAGCAGGAGGTCAAACAGGTGATCAGCATCGACCTGGAGATGGCCACCGACATCCGCCGTGCGGCTGCCACCGACCGGATCGAGGAGACCCTCGACTACAAGGCAGTGGCCAAGCGAATCATCGCCTATGTGCAGCAGAACCGCCCCGAGCTGGTCGAGACGTTGGCCGAACGCATCGCCGAGCTGATTCAGCGGGAGTTCGCGGTCCCTTGGTTGCGGCTGCGGCTGAGCAAGCCCGGTGCGGTGCGCGGTTCACGTGCGGTGGGCATCATCATCGAGCGTGGAGAGCGCGGCTGA
- the tsaD gene encoding tRNA (adenosine(37)-N6)-threonylcarbamoyltransferase complex transferase subunit TsaD — MLVLGIETSCDETGIGLYDSTRGLLGEALYSQTALHAEYGGVVPELASRDHIRKTLPLIRQVLAESGQRLRDLDGIAYTSGPGLMGALLVGAAIGRSLALALDRPAIAVHHMEGHLLAPMLEPDPPDFPFVALLVSGGHTQLVAVTGIGRYRLLGESLDDAAGEAFDKSALLLGLDYPGGAALARLAEQGRPGRFRFPRPMLDRPGLDFSFSGLKTAVLQVVETQRRAGTLDQQQRADIARGFEEALVETLREKCERALAETGYHRLVIAGGVSANLRLRAELTAMAERRSARLHAPRLRFCTDNGAMIALVGALRLAAGECTPATIETQPRWPLEQLPPIPPLIHGVG; from the coding sequence ATGCTGGTACTTGGCATCGAAACCTCCTGTGACGAGACCGGCATCGGCCTCTACGACAGCACCCGCGGCTTGCTGGGCGAGGCGCTCTACAGTCAGACGGCGCTGCATGCGGAGTATGGCGGCGTGGTGCCGGAACTGGCGTCGCGCGACCACATCCGCAAGACGCTGCCGCTGATCCGGCAGGTGCTGGCCGAGTCGGGACAGCGTCTGCGCGACCTCGATGGCATCGCCTACACCAGCGGACCCGGTCTGATGGGGGCGCTGCTGGTGGGCGCGGCCATCGGCCGCTCGCTGGCACTGGCGCTCGACCGGCCGGCCATCGCGGTGCACCACATGGAAGGCCATCTGCTGGCGCCGATGCTGGAGCCCGATCCACCCGATTTTCCGTTCGTCGCACTGCTGGTTTCGGGCGGCCACACCCAGTTGGTGGCGGTCACCGGCATCGGCCGTTACCGCCTGCTGGGCGAGTCGCTCGATGATGCCGCCGGCGAGGCCTTCGACAAGAGCGCACTGCTGCTCGGGCTCGACTATCCGGGTGGCGCCGCACTCGCCCGGTTGGCCGAACAGGGGCGGCCGGGGCGGTTCCGCTTCCCCCGGCCGATGCTCGACCGTCCGGGACTCGACTTCAGCTTCAGCGGCCTGAAGACCGCCGTGCTGCAGGTGGTCGAGACGCAACGTCGCGCCGGCACGCTCGATCAACAGCAGCGGGCCGACATCGCCCGCGGCTTCGAGGAGGCACTGGTGGAGACGCTGCGCGAGAAGTGCGAGCGGGCGCTGGCCGAAACCGGTTACCACCGGCTGGTGATCGCCGGCGGCGTCAGCGCCAATCTGCGGCTGCGCGCCGAACTGACGGCGATGGCCGAGCGCCGAAGTGCGCGATTGCATGCCCCACGCCTGCGCTTTTGCACCGACAATGGCGCGATGATCGCGCTGGTCGGTGCACTGCGGCTCGCTGCCGGCGAATGCACGCCGGCGACCATCGAGACCCAGCCGCGCTGGCCGCTGGAGCAGCTCCCACCCATCCCCCCGCTGATCCATGGAGTCGGTTGA
- the rpsU gene encoding 30S ribosomal protein S21, whose translation MPSVKIKENEPFDVALRRFKRACEKAGVMAEVRRREFYEKPTSVRKRKAAAAVKRHAKKLQRESRRLQRLY comes from the coding sequence ATGCCGTCGGTGAAGATCAAAGAGAACGAACCCTTCGATGTCGCGCTGCGCCGCTTCAAGCGCGCCTGTGAAAAGGCCGGTGTCATGGCCGAGGTGCGTCGCCGCGAATTCTATGAAAAGCCCACTTCGGTGCGCAAACGCAAGGCTGCCGCGGCCGTCAAGCGCCACGCCAAGAAGTTGCAGCGCGAATCGCGCCGCCTGCAGCGACTCTACTGA
- a CDS encoding GatB/YqeY domain-containing protein encodes MPLKTQIAESVKQAMKAGEKRRVAALRLVMAEIKRVEVDERIELDDARVITLLDRMLKQRRDSLDHFERAARDDLAEQERFEIATIQAFLPTPLTQQEIAALIDEALGQLTVSGPQAMGAVMAWLKPRVQGRAEMASVSAAVKARLSG; translated from the coding sequence ATCCCCCTCAAGACGCAGATCGCCGAATCGGTCAAGCAGGCGATGAAGGCCGGCGAGAAACGCCGCGTCGCCGCGCTGCGGCTGGTCATGGCCGAGATCAAGCGTGTCGAGGTCGATGAGCGCATCGAGCTCGACGATGCCCGGGTCATCACGCTGCTCGACCGCATGCTCAAGCAGCGGCGCGACTCGCTCGACCACTTCGAGCGTGCTGCGCGCGACGATCTGGCCGAGCAGGAGCGGTTCGAGATCGCGACGATCCAGGCCTTTCTGCCGACACCGCTGACACAGCAGGAGATTGCCGCGCTGATCGACGAGGCGCTCGGGCAACTGACGGTCAGCGGTCCGCAGGCGATGGGCGCGGTCATGGCCTGGCTCAAGCCCAGAGTGCAGGGACGCGCCGAAATGGCCAGCGTCAGTGCCGCCGTCAAGGCCCGACTCAGCGGTTGA
- a CDS encoding DNA primase has translation MAGLIPQSFIDDLLERVDIVDLVGERIRLRKSGANHFGLCPFHQEKSPSFSVNGDKQFYHCFGCGASGNALGFLIAYDRLEFPQAVEQLARRVGVALPEGEKPSAQERQREAHHQLLAQVADHYRRQLSSGPAAETARRYLHQRGLDRDIIERFAIGFAPPTAGSALLQQFPTQEQALLELGLIQKSDGGVARDRFRNRVIFPIRDPRGRTVGFGGRLLGEGQPKYLNSSESPLFQKSHLLYGLHEAIQAQRQLDRLLLVEGYMDVVALAQHGLTHAVATLGTATSVEHLKLAYRRVHELLFCFDGDAAGRRAAWRALEHLLPLLQEGQQARFLFLPDGEDPDSLVRKEGAEAFAARSQQAQPLSEFFYSELCAQVDMGSIDGRARLVSLARPFLERLRTGSFRQLMVQRLAELTGIAAADLLLTSATQVEQPDPDSRPFDSMPHARPPLHQRRTGRGRQPLPPAQAALLLLLKWPLLATRQACVNALRDFPTQGDSQLLREVLQQLQRSPGLGVAALLGRWHGTDQADLLARLAARESFLSQPQAEVELDALLAKLSGHGERRLLDALLARPFDALTPDEKAQLKVLLESERAGASAPPRR, from the coding sequence ATGGCCGGTCTGATTCCCCAATCCTTCATCGATGACCTGCTCGAGCGGGTCGACATCGTCGATCTGGTCGGCGAGCGCATCCGGCTGCGCAAGTCGGGCGCCAACCACTTCGGCCTCTGTCCGTTCCATCAGGAGAAGAGCCCCTCGTTCTCGGTCAACGGCGACAAGCAGTTCTATCACTGCTTCGGCTGTGGCGCGAGCGGCAACGCGTTGGGATTTCTGATCGCCTACGACCGACTCGAATTTCCGCAGGCGGTCGAGCAGTTGGCGCGGCGGGTCGGTGTCGCGCTGCCTGAAGGCGAGAAGCCGAGTGCGCAGGAGCGCCAGCGCGAGGCGCACCACCAGTTGCTGGCGCAGGTGGCCGACCACTACCGGCGCCAACTCTCCAGCGGCCCGGCTGCCGAGACGGCAAGGCGCTATCTGCATCAGCGCGGTCTCGACCGCGACATCATCGAGCGCTTTGCGATCGGCTTTGCGCCGCCGACGGCCGGCAGCGCCCTGCTGCAGCAATTTCCGACGCAAGAGCAGGCGCTGCTCGAACTGGGGCTGATCCAGAAGAGTGACGGCGGTGTCGCGCGTGACCGCTTTCGCAATCGGGTGATCTTTCCGATCCGCGATCCGCGCGGCCGCACGGTCGGCTTCGGTGGCCGGCTGCTGGGCGAAGGGCAGCCCAAGTACCTCAACTCCTCCGAGTCGCCACTGTTCCAGAAGAGCCATCTGCTCTACGGCCTGCATGAGGCGATCCAGGCGCAGCGGCAACTGGACCGGTTGCTGCTGGTCGAGGGTTACATGGATGTGGTGGCGCTGGCGCAGCATGGCCTCACCCATGCAGTGGCGACGCTTGGCACCGCCACCAGTGTCGAACATCTCAAGCTGGCCTATCGCCGCGTCCATGAGCTGCTGTTCTGCTTCGATGGTGACGCAGCGGGGCGCCGTGCCGCCTGGCGGGCACTGGAGCATCTGCTCCCCCTGCTGCAGGAGGGGCAGCAGGCACGCTTTCTGTTTCTGCCTGACGGGGAGGATCCGGACTCGCTGGTGCGCAAGGAGGGGGCGGAGGCCTTTGCGGCGCGCAGCCAGCAGGCGCAACCGCTGTCGGAATTCTTCTACAGCGAGCTTTGCGCGCAGGTCGACATGGGCAGCATCGATGGCCGGGCGCGGCTGGTCAGCCTGGCGCGCCCGTTTCTGGAGCGGCTGCGAACCGGTTCATTCCGGCAATTGATGGTGCAGCGGCTGGCGGAACTGACCGGCATCGCCGCGGCTGATCTGCTGCTGACATCAGCGACGCAGGTCGAGCAGCCCGATCCCGATTCGCGCCCGTTTGACTCGATGCCTCATGCCCGTCCCCCCCTGCATCAGCGGCGCACTGGGCGCGGGCGTCAGCCGCTGCCGCCGGCCCAGGCCGCGCTGCTGCTGCTGCTGAAGTGGCCGCTGCTGGCGACACGCCAGGCCTGTGTCAATGCGCTGCGTGATTTTCCGACGCAGGGCGACAGTCAGTTGCTGCGCGAAGTGCTCCAGCAGTTGCAGAGGTCGCCCGGGCTTGGGGTGGCCGCACTGCTTGGCCGCTGGCATGGCACCGACCAGGCCGATCTGCTGGCCAGACTGGCGGCACGGGAGAGTTTTCTGTCGCAGCCGCAGGCCGAGGTGGAGCTTGATGCGCTGCTCGCCAAGCTGAGTGGCCATGGCGAGCGCAGGCTGCTCGATGCGTTGCTGGCCCGTCCGTTCGATGCGTTGACGCCGGACGAAAAAGCGCAATTGAAGGTGCTGCTGGAGAGCGAAAGAGCGGGAGCCTCTGCGCCGCCTCGGCGGTAG
- the rpoD gene encoding RNA polymerase sigma factor RpoD, which translates to MSEMEQQQSRIKMLITRGREQGFLTYAEVNDHLPEDISDPDQVEEIIQMINDMGIGVFEETPDVDTLMMTEGDATADETATAEAVAVLAAVESEVGRTTDPVRMYMREMGSVDLLTREGEIVIAKRIEEGVREMLCAMACYPGTVGKVLDEYARVGMGERRLAELISGYLDPVVALPVEEVVPVVEEEAELAADVVTEESEESEVDTGPDPEEAARRFADLMLRFEASEQALKTHGRGSKPADEALQAVGDVFKFFKFTPRIFDPMVASIRAVLTRIREQEREIMNLCLREGQMARRDFITQFPGHEADPEWIDRVAAGHGKSKAKFRGLVAVRDEVQRLQRRLQAIESEVGLTIGEIKEINRRMSLGEARARRAKKEMVEANLRLVISIAKKYTNRGLQFLDLIQEGNIGLMKAVDKFEYRRGYKFSTYATWWIRQAITRSIADQARTIRIPVHMIETINKLNRISRQMLQEMGREPTPEELGERMEMPEDKVRKVLKIAKEPISMETPIGDDEDSHLGDFIEDNTVDLPIEAATAESLKEATREVLAGLTAREAKVLRMRFGIDMNTDHTLEEVGKQFDVTRERIRQIEAKALRKLRHPSRSEHLRSFLDE; encoded by the coding sequence ATGTCCGAAATGGAACAGCAGCAGTCCCGTATCAAAATGCTCATCACCCGGGGACGGGAGCAGGGTTTCCTGACCTACGCGGAGGTGAACGACCACCTGCCTGAGGACATTTCCGACCCTGATCAGGTCGAAGAGATCATCCAGATGATCAACGACATGGGGATTGGTGTCTTTGAGGAGACCCCCGATGTCGACACCCTGATGATGACCGAAGGCGATGCCACCGCGGATGAGACTGCGACCGCCGAAGCCGTCGCAGTGCTGGCTGCCGTGGAGAGCGAGGTCGGTCGCACCACCGATCCGGTGCGGATGTACATGCGCGAAATGGGCAGCGTCGACCTGCTGACCCGTGAAGGTGAGATCGTCATTGCCAAGCGCATCGAAGAGGGTGTGCGCGAGATGCTCTGTGCGATGGCCTGCTATCCCGGCACCGTTGGCAAGGTGCTCGATGAATATGCCCGGGTCGGCATGGGTGAGCGCCGCTTGGCCGAGCTGATCAGCGGTTATCTCGATCCGGTCGTCGCGCTGCCGGTCGAGGAGGTGGTGCCGGTCGTCGAGGAAGAGGCTGAATTGGCCGCCGACGTCGTCACCGAAGAGAGCGAGGAGAGCGAGGTCGATACCGGTCCCGATCCAGAAGAGGCCGCACGCCGTTTTGCCGACCTGATGCTCAGGTTCGAAGCCAGCGAGCAGGCGCTGAAAACCCATGGTCGTGGCAGCAAGCCTGCCGACGAAGCCCTGCAGGCCGTGGGTGATGTCTTCAAGTTCTTCAAGTTCACCCCGCGTATCTTCGATCCGATGGTGGCTTCGATCCGGGCGGTGCTGACCCGGATTCGCGAGCAGGAGCGCGAGATCATGAACCTCTGTCTGCGCGAAGGGCAGATGGCGCGGCGCGACTTCATCACCCAGTTCCCCGGCCACGAGGCCGACCCGGAGTGGATCGATCGGGTTGCCGCCGGCCATGGCAAGAGCAAGGCCAAATTCCGCGGCCTGGTTGCGGTCAGGGATGAGGTGCAGCGGCTGCAGCGGCGCCTGCAGGCGATCGAGAGCGAGGTGGGTCTGACCATCGGCGAGATCAAGGAGATCAACCGGCGCATGTCGCTGGGCGAGGCCCGCGCGCGCCGTGCGAAGAAGGAGATGGTCGAGGCCAACCTGCGGCTGGTGATCTCGATCGCCAAGAAGTACACCAACCGCGGCCTGCAGTTCCTCGACCTGATTCAGGAGGGCAACATCGGCCTGATGAAGGCGGTCGACAAGTTCGAGTACCGCCGCGGCTACAAATTCTCGACCTACGCCACTTGGTGGATTCGCCAGGCCATCACCCGCTCGATCGCCGACCAGGCGCGCACGATCCGCATTCCGGTGCACATGATCGAGACCATCAACAAGCTCAACCGCATCTCCCGGCAGATGCTGCAGGAGATGGGACGGGAGCCGACACCCGAAGAGCTGGGCGAACGCATGGAGATGCCCGAAGACAAGGTGCGCAAGGTGCTGAAGATCGCCAAGGAGCCGATCTCGATGGAGACGCCGATCGGCGATGATGAAGATTCGCACCTCGGTGACTTCATCGAGGACAACACGGTCGATCTGCCGATCGAGGCCGCCACCGCCGAGAGCCTGAAGGAGGCCACCCGCGAGGTGCTGGCCGGGCTGACCGCACGGGAGGCCAAGGTGCTGCGGATGCGCTTCGGCATCGACATGAACACCGATCACACGCTCGAGGAGGTCGGCAAGCAGTTCGACGTCACCCGCGAGCGAATCCGGCAGATCGAGGCCAAGGCGTTGCGCAAACTGCGCCACCCCTCCCGCTCCGAGCATCTGCGCAGTTTTCTCGACGAGTGA
- a CDS encoding superoxide dismutase family protein encodes MRIPALFATCLLASTAALAAETSTPLNLVTAQGIGAAVGSVRITETPYGLVFQPALQGLPPGLHGFHVHEHGTCMPAQKNGVAVAALAAGGHLDPKGSKKHGEPWGDGHLGDLPPLHVAADGSATHPVLAPRLKLADVSGRALMLHAGGDNHADQPAPLGGGGERMACGVIPQP; translated from the coding sequence ATGCGCATTCCCGCCCTCTTCGCCACCTGCCTGCTCGCCAGCACCGCGGCGCTGGCTGCCGAGACCAGCACCCCCCTCAACCTGGTGACGGCCCAGGGCATCGGCGCCGCCGTGGGCAGCGTGCGCATCACCGAAACTCCCTATGGACTGGTGTTCCAGCCGGCCCTGCAGGGACTGCCACCGGGCCTGCACGGCTTTCATGTGCATGAGCATGGCACCTGCATGCCGGCGCAGAAAAATGGTGTCGCAGTGGCGGCGCTGGCGGCGGGTGGCCACCTCGACCCCAAAGGCAGCAAGAAGCATGGCGAGCCCTGGGGCGATGGCCATCTGGGTGACCTGCCGCCGCTCCATGTCGCCGCAGATGGCAGCGCCACCCACCCGGTACTGGCCCCCCGACTCAAGCTGGCGGATGTCAGCGGCCGCGCGCTGATGCTGCACGCCGGCGGCGACAACCACGCCGACCAGCCCGCGCCACTCGGTGGCGGCGGCGAGCGCATGGCCTGTGGCGTCATCCCCCAGCCATAG
- a CDS encoding Rsd/AlgQ family anti-sigma factor — protein MQKEQRRQPADTTTPIETLLHDWLQRRQELTVLYVAVDGLRQFTPKKVPITIKVQALCQALLDYLCAGHFKVFERLIEEFEHHDADSRALAARLLRQIDRSTAAAIAFNDIYDTEAHCAELLDALPEDLSRLGLVLAERFELEDQLIERLQQRQPQPSMA, from the coding sequence ATGCAGAAAGAACAACGACGGCAACCGGCCGACACGACCACTCCGATCGAAACCCTGCTGCACGACTGGCTGCAACGACGCCAGGAACTGACCGTGCTCTATGTCGCCGTCGATGGTCTGCGGCAGTTCACCCCCAAGAAGGTGCCGATCACCATCAAGGTGCAGGCGCTCTGTCAGGCACTGCTCGACTACCTCTGCGCCGGCCACTTCAAGGTGTTCGAGCGGCTGATCGAGGAGTTCGAGCACCACGACGCCGACAGCCGGGCCCTGGCCGCCCGGCTGCTGCGCCAGATCGACCGCAGCACCGCCGCCGCCATCGCCTTCAACGACATCTACGACACCGAAGCGCACTGCGCCGAACTGCTCGATGCCCTGCCGGAGGATCTGTCGCGTCTCGGCTTGGTGCTGGCCGAACGGTTCGAGCTCGAAGACCAGTTGATCGAACGGCTGCAACAACGGCAACCGCAGCCCAGCATGGCCTGA
- a CDS encoding LrgB family protein, producing MSALLPMPVTALALTLGGYLLALWMHRRLGRPVWLHPVLIAALPIALLIGLGLLDAGDYRQASQPLVLLLGPATVALGLPLRRHWDEIRRLWGPLSIALLIGVATATASAMLLADWLGLDRRLIATIAPKTATSPIAMEVARILGGEPGLAAGLVIITGIIGATAGPVLFDWLGISDPRIRGFSLGLAAHGVGTARALDEGAQAGAFASLALGLTGTLVALAIPTVLVYWFA from the coding sequence ATGAGTGCGCTGCTGCCGATGCCGGTGACGGCCCTCGCGCTGACGCTCGGCGGCTACCTGCTGGCGCTGTGGATGCATCGCCGGCTGGGACGGCCGGTCTGGCTCCATCCGGTGCTGATCGCCGCCCTGCCGATCGCGCTGCTGATCGGACTCGGCCTGCTCGACGCCGGCGACTACCGCCAGGCCAGCCAGCCGCTGGTGCTGCTGCTGGGACCGGCCACGGTCGCGCTCGGCCTGCCACTGCGCCGCCACTGGGATGAGATTCGCCGGCTCTGGGGGCCGCTCAGCATCGCGCTGCTGATCGGAGTGGCCACCGCCACCGCCAGCGCCATGCTGCTGGCCGACTGGCTCGGACTCGACCGCCGGCTGATCGCCACCATCGCGCCCAAGACCGCCACCTCGCCGATCGCCATGGAGGTGGCACGCATTCTCGGCGGCGAACCGGGTCTGGCCGCCGGTCTGGTCATCATCACCGGCATCATCGGCGCCACCGCCGGGCCGGTGCTGTTCGATTGGCTCGGCATCAGCGACCCACGCATTCGCGGCTTCAGCCTCGGTCTGGCTGCCCATGGCGTCGGCACCGCCCGCGCCCTCGACGAGGGTGCTCAGGCCGGCGCCTTCGCCAGCCTCGCCCTTGGCCTTACCGGCACGCTGGTCGCGCTGGCAATCCCCACCGTTCTGGTCTATTGGTTTGCATGA
- a CDS encoding CidA/LrgA family protein, which translates to MIRGLTLLFAAQWLGEVTTRLLQLPIPGAVLGMLLLMLLLRAAPGLIDDAESAGGPLVSHLSLFFIPPLIAALFLVGLSASEWMRLLLAITLSTLGALVATALTLKWALARWPGR; encoded by the coding sequence ATGATCCGTGGCCTCACCCTGCTGTTCGCCGCCCAGTGGCTGGGCGAAGTCACCACCCGCCTGCTGCAGCTGCCGATTCCCGGTGCAGTGCTCGGCATGTTGCTGCTGATGCTGTTGCTGCGCGCGGCACCCGGCCTGATCGATGATGCCGAGAGCGCCGGTGGCCCGCTGGTCAGCCATCTGTCGCTGTTCTTCATCCCGCCACTGATCGCCGCGCTCTTTCTGGTCGGGCTCTCCGCCAGTGAATGGATGCGGCTGCTGCTCGCCATCACCCTCAGCACCTTGGGCGCGCTGGTCGCGACCGCCCTCACCCTCAAATGGGCGCTGGCGCGCTGGCCCGGTCGATGA
- a CDS encoding disulfide bond formation protein B — translation MLSWRYWLQTRPLNGLILLGCALLLAIALGLEHGLGLLPCNLCILQRIAFAAIGLTALLALLHNPARVGRKMYGLLMLIFADLGIALAGRQIWLQHLPPEQVPACLPTIDYLVKVMPLNDVLLLALKGDGNCAEVTWRLLGLSIADWSLLAFVLFCGLALVQLLRR, via the coding sequence ATGCTCTCCTGGCGCTACTGGCTGCAAACCCGTCCTCTCAATGGCCTGATCCTGCTCGGCTGTGCGCTGCTGCTGGCCATTGCCCTCGGGCTGGAACATGGCCTCGGCCTGCTGCCCTGCAATCTCTGCATCCTGCAACGGATCGCCTTCGCCGCCATCGGCCTGACCGCACTGCTGGCGCTGCTGCACAACCCGGCACGGGTCGGCCGCAAGATGTATGGCCTGCTGATGCTGATCTTCGCCGACCTCGGCATCGCGCTGGCAGGGCGGCAGATCTGGCTGCAACACCTGCCACCGGAGCAGGTGCCGGCCTGTCTGCCGACCATCGACTACCTGGTGAAGGTGATGCCGCTCAACGACGTGCTGTTGCTGGCACTCAAGGGCGATGGCAACTGCGCCGAGGTGACCTGGCGCCTGCTCGGGTTGTCGATCGCCGACTGGTCGCTGCTCGCCTTCGTGCTCTTTTGCGGCCTTGCCCTCGTGCAGTTGCTGCGGCGATGA
- a CDS encoding DUF479 domain-containing protein produces MNHLAHFLLAGTEDEWRLGALLGDFRKGPIATPYPDLLSASIMLHRRIDAFCDRHPLTRQLIEHFPPALRRLGPILLDLGRDHFLSRHFTCFSPQPLADHAADIYALLEREQARLPAEAARFARLLAQHDLLCRYLDPAAVGATAARIIQRRLGPHQPVQQLERFWLAHYDQIGENFREFFPLLYDFAAIERERLRQAVIPPLPATHSEQIDRCSPGATGCKPVLSMA; encoded by the coding sequence ATGAACCATCTGGCCCACTTCCTGCTGGCCGGCACCGAGGATGAGTGGCGACTGGGGGCACTGCTGGGCGACTTTCGCAAGGGACCGATCGCCACCCCCTACCCCGACCTGCTCAGTGCCAGCATCATGCTGCACCGGCGCATCGATGCCTTCTGCGACCGCCATCCGCTGACACGGCAACTGATCGAACACTTTCCGCCGGCACTGCGCCGCCTGGGTCCGATTCTGCTCGACCTTGGCCGGGACCACTTCCTCAGCCGCCACTTCACCTGTTTCAGCCCGCAGCCGCTGGCCGACCATGCCGCCGACATCTATGCACTGCTGGAGCGCGAGCAGGCGCGGTTGCCGGCCGAGGCAGCCCGTTTCGCCCGTCTGCTGGCACAGCACGACCTGCTCTGCCGCTATCTCGACCCCGCCGCAGTCGGCGCGACAGCGGCGCGCATCATTCAGCGGCGACTGGGTCCACACCAGCCGGTGCAGCAACTCGAACGGTTCTGGCTGGCGCATTACGACCAGATCGGCGAGAATTTCCGCGAATTTTTCCCGCTGCTGTATGACTTCGCGGCCATTGAGCGCGAACGCCTGCGACAGGCGGTGATTCCGCCGCTCCCTGCAACCCATTCCGAACAGATCGACCGATGCTCTCCTGGCGCTACTGGCTGCAAACCCGTCCTCTCAATGGCCTGA